From one Perca fluviatilis chromosome 10, GENO_Pfluv_1.0, whole genome shotgun sequence genomic stretch:
- the phykpl gene encoding 5-phosphohydroxy-L-lysine phospho-lyase isoform X2, whose protein sequence is MYFTLDDCRSSSFIVSTNMALEKLRKEETLAMRKRLIGQSCRLFYSDDPVKIMKARGQYLFDENGKRYLDCISNVHHVGHCHPSITKAAAEQMDLLNTNARFLHDNIVMYADRLAATLPEKLCVFYFVNSGSEANDLALRLAQQYTQHQDVIVLDHAYHGHLMSLIDISPYKFRKLAGQKEWVHVAPIPDTYRGIYREHHPNPGQAYADTVKDLIEEVHRKGRKISAFFAESLPSVGGQIILPEGYSSKVAEYVRSAGGVFVADEVQTGFGRVGSHFWAFQLQGEGFCPDIVTMGKPMGNGHPLACVATTVEIAGAFTANGVEYFNTFGGNPVSCAIGLAVLDVIEKEDLRGNATRVGAHLKDLLTKLQTQHQIIGDVRGVGLFVGLELVSDRDQKTPATETAARVVKRLKEEDQICVSTDGPWENVVKFKPPMCFSMEDAELAVQCIDRILTDEKEASDI, encoded by the exons atgtattttaCTCTTGATGACTGTCGTAGCTCTTCGTTCATTGTCTCAACCAATATGGCGCTTGAAAAACTCAGGAAAGAAGAAACTCTCGCAATGAGGAAGAGATTAATCGG GCAGTCATGTAGACTATTTTATTCAGACGACCCTGTGAAAATAATGAAAGCAAGAGGCCAATACCTGTTCGATGAAAATGGCAAGCGCTATCTGGACTGCATCAGCAACGTTCATCATG TGGGCCACTGTCACCCCAGCATTACAAAAGCTGCAGCAGAACAAATGGACCTCCTGAACACAAATGCACGATTCCTGCACGACAACATAGTCATGTATGCAGACCGCCTGGCTGCCACCCTGCCTGAGAAACTGTGTGTCTTCTACTTTGTTAACTCTGG TTCAGAGGCCAATGATCTTGCCCTACGCTTGGCACAGCAGTACACCCAACATCAGGACGTCATTGTGCTTGACCA TGCGTACCATGGGCATCTAATGTCCCTCATCGACATTAGTCCTTACAAGTTCCGGAAACTGGCAGGACAGAAAGAATGGGTTCATGTG GCACCCATACCAGACACCTACAGAGGCATATACAGAGAGCATCACCCCAACCCTGGCCAAGCATACGCTGACACTGTGAAAGACCTAATagaggaggtgcacaggaaagGTCGTAAG ATCTCTGCCTTCTTTGCTGAATCATTGCCAAGTGTTGGAGGACAAATAATCTTGCCCGAAGGATACTCAAGTAAAGTTGCAGA ATATGTGCGCTCAGCTGGTGGAGTGTTTGTGGCAGACGAGGTGCAGACAGGCTTTGGTCGTGTGGGAAGTCATTTCTGGGCTTTTCAGCTGCAGGGGGAGGGTTTCTGTCCCGACATAGTGACCATGGGTAAACCGATGGGCAATGGGCATCCCCTGGCATGTGTGGCAACCACCGTAGAGATAGCTGGAGCTTTCACAGCCAACGGAGTGGAGTACTTCAACACG TTTGGAGGGAATCCAGTGTCCTGTGCAATTGGCCTGGCAGTACTTGAtgtgatagagaaagaggacCTAAGAGGAAACGCCACAAGGGTGGGAGCACATCTTAAGGATTTGCTCacaaagctacagacacaacaTCAAATAATTGGCGATGTCAG AGGTGTAGGGCTGTTTGTGGGTCTTGAGCTGGTTTCAGACAGGGATCAGAAGACTCCAGCCACAGAAACAGCAGCACGGGTAGTGAAGAG GTTAAAAGAGGAGGATCAAATCTGCGTCAGTACAGATGGCCCCTGGGAAAACGTCGTCAAGTTTAAACCTCCTATGTGTTTCAGTATGGAGGACGCAGAACTGGCAGTACAATGTATTGACCGCATCCTCACAG ACGAGAAGGAAGCCAGTGACATTTAA
- the phykpl gene encoding 5-phosphohydroxy-L-lysine phospho-lyase isoform X1, which produces MYFTLDDCRSSSFIVSTNMALEKLRKEETLAMRKRLIGQSCRLFYSDDPVKIMKARGQYLFDENGKRYLDCISNVHHVGHCHPSITKAAAEQMDLLNTNARFLHDNIVMYADRLAATLPEKLCVFYFVNSGSEANDLALRLAQQYTQHQDVIVLDHAYHGHLMSLIDISPYKFRKLAGQKEWVHVAPIPDTYRGIYREHHPNPGQAYADTVKDLIEEVHRKGRKISAFFAESLPSVGGQIILPEGYSSKVAEYVRSAGGVFVADEVQTGFGRVGSHFWAFQLQGEGFCPDIVTMGKPMGNGHPLACVATTVEIAGAFTANGVEYFNTFGGNPVSCAIGLAVLDVIEKEDLRGNATRVGAHLKDLLTKLQTQHQIIGDVRGVGLFVGLELVSDRDQKTPATETAARVVKRLKEEDQICVSTDGPWENVVKFKPPMCFSMEDAELAVQCIDRILTGVQCSRLTDET; this is translated from the exons atgtattttaCTCTTGATGACTGTCGTAGCTCTTCGTTCATTGTCTCAACCAATATGGCGCTTGAAAAACTCAGGAAAGAAGAAACTCTCGCAATGAGGAAGAGATTAATCGG GCAGTCATGTAGACTATTTTATTCAGACGACCCTGTGAAAATAATGAAAGCAAGAGGCCAATACCTGTTCGATGAAAATGGCAAGCGCTATCTGGACTGCATCAGCAACGTTCATCATG TGGGCCACTGTCACCCCAGCATTACAAAAGCTGCAGCAGAACAAATGGACCTCCTGAACACAAATGCACGATTCCTGCACGACAACATAGTCATGTATGCAGACCGCCTGGCTGCCACCCTGCCTGAGAAACTGTGTGTCTTCTACTTTGTTAACTCTGG TTCAGAGGCCAATGATCTTGCCCTACGCTTGGCACAGCAGTACACCCAACATCAGGACGTCATTGTGCTTGACCA TGCGTACCATGGGCATCTAATGTCCCTCATCGACATTAGTCCTTACAAGTTCCGGAAACTGGCAGGACAGAAAGAATGGGTTCATGTG GCACCCATACCAGACACCTACAGAGGCATATACAGAGAGCATCACCCCAACCCTGGCCAAGCATACGCTGACACTGTGAAAGACCTAATagaggaggtgcacaggaaagGTCGTAAG ATCTCTGCCTTCTTTGCTGAATCATTGCCAAGTGTTGGAGGACAAATAATCTTGCCCGAAGGATACTCAAGTAAAGTTGCAGA ATATGTGCGCTCAGCTGGTGGAGTGTTTGTGGCAGACGAGGTGCAGACAGGCTTTGGTCGTGTGGGAAGTCATTTCTGGGCTTTTCAGCTGCAGGGGGAGGGTTTCTGTCCCGACATAGTGACCATGGGTAAACCGATGGGCAATGGGCATCCCCTGGCATGTGTGGCAACCACCGTAGAGATAGCTGGAGCTTTCACAGCCAACGGAGTGGAGTACTTCAACACG TTTGGAGGGAATCCAGTGTCCTGTGCAATTGGCCTGGCAGTACTTGAtgtgatagagaaagaggacCTAAGAGGAAACGCCACAAGGGTGGGAGCACATCTTAAGGATTTGCTCacaaagctacagacacaacaTCAAATAATTGGCGATGTCAG AGGTGTAGGGCTGTTTGTGGGTCTTGAGCTGGTTTCAGACAGGGATCAGAAGACTCCAGCCACAGAAACAGCAGCACGGGTAGTGAAGAG GTTAAAAGAGGAGGATCAAATCTGCGTCAGTACAGATGGCCCCTGGGAAAACGTCGTCAAGTTTAAACCTCCTATGTGTTTCAGTATGGAGGACGCAGAACTGGCAGTACAATGTATTGACCGCATCCTCACAG GTGTTCAGTGCAGTCGCCTCACTGATGAAACCTAG
- the LOC120567277 gene encoding heterogeneous nuclear ribonucleoprotein A/B-like isoform X2, whose translation MSETEQQYMETSENGHEVDDDFNGAEHTEEGNEESAVNDCGEGEGAGPDADGNSQNGGSEGGQIDASKGEEDAGKMFVGGLSWETSKKDLKDYFTKFGEVTDCTIKMDQQTGRSRGFGFILFKDAASVEKVLEQKEHRLDGRVIDPKKAMAMKKDPVKKIFVGGLNPDTSKEVIQEYFGTFGEVETIELPQDPKTEKRRGFVFITYKEETPVKKVMEKKYHNVGGSKCEIKIAQPKEVYQQQQYGARGYGGRGRGRGGQGQNWNQGYNNYWNQPGYNQNYGYGQQGYGYGGYGNYDYSAGYYGYGGGYDYSLK comes from the exons ATGTCCGAGACAGAGCAACAGTATATGGAAACATCAGAAAACGGCCACGAAGTCGACGATGATTTTAACGGAGCCGAACACACCGAGGAGGGGAACGAGGAGAGCGCCGTGAATGACTGCGGAGAGGGAGAGGGCGCAGGCCCCGACGCCGACGGGAATTCGCAAAACGGTGGCTCAGAGGGCGGCCAGATCGACGCCAGCAAAGGCGAGGAGGATGCGGG GAAAATGTTTGTTGGTGGTCTCAGCTGGGAGACGAGCAAGAAGGATCTTAAAGATTACTTCACTAAATTTGGCGAGGTGACGGATTGCACCATAAAGATGGACCAGCAGACAGGCCGGTCAAGAGGCTTCGGCTTCATTCTCTTTAAAGACGCAGCCAGTGTAGAAAAG gttCTTGAACAGAAGGAGCACAGGCTAGATGGCAGAGTGATTGACCCAAAGAAAGCCATGGCCATGAAGAAGGATCCAGTCAAGAAAATCTTTGTGGGAGGCCTTAACCCGGACACCTCAAAGGAAGTCATTCAAGAGTACTTTGGAACCTTTGGAGAG GTTGAGACCATTGAGCTTCCACAAGATCCAAAGACGGAAAAGAGGAGGGGATTTGTATTTATCACATATAAAGAAGAGACTCCTGTCAAGAAGGTTATGGAGAAGAAATACCACAATGTCGGTGGAAGCAAG TGTGAAATTAAAATAGCCCAGCCCAAAGAGGtctaccagcagcagcagtatggCGCCCGTGGATACGGAGGACGCGGCAGGGGCCGTGGAG GCCAGGGCCAGAACTGGAATCAAGGTTACAACAACTACTGGAACCAACCTGGATACAACCAGAACTATGGCTACGGACAGCAAGGCTACGGATATGGCGGCTACGGCAACTATGACTACTCTGCTGGTTATTACGGCTATGGGGGTGGCTACGATTACA GTCTAAagtaa
- the LOC120567277 gene encoding heterogeneous nuclear ribonucleoprotein A/B-like isoform X1, whose product MSETEQQYMETSENGHEVDDDFNGAEHTEEGNEESAVNDCGEGEGAGPDADGNSQNGGSEGGQIDASKGEEDAGKMFVGGLSWETSKKDLKDYFTKFGEVTDCTIKMDQQTGRSRGFGFILFKDAASVEKVLEQKEHRLDGRVIDPKKAMAMKKDPVKKIFVGGLNPDTSKEVIQEYFGTFGEVETIELPQDPKTEKRRGFVFITYKEETPVKKVMEKKYHNVGGSKCEIKIAQPKEVYQQQQYGARGYGGRGRGRGGQGQNWNQGYNNYWNQPGYNQNYGYGQQGYGYGGYGNYDYSAGYYGYGGGYDYNQGNTSYGKTPRRGGHQSSYKPY is encoded by the exons ATGTCCGAGACAGAGCAACAGTATATGGAAACATCAGAAAACGGCCACGAAGTCGACGATGATTTTAACGGAGCCGAACACACCGAGGAGGGGAACGAGGAGAGCGCCGTGAATGACTGCGGAGAGGGAGAGGGCGCAGGCCCCGACGCCGACGGGAATTCGCAAAACGGTGGCTCAGAGGGCGGCCAGATCGACGCCAGCAAAGGCGAGGAGGATGCGGG GAAAATGTTTGTTGGTGGTCTCAGCTGGGAGACGAGCAAGAAGGATCTTAAAGATTACTTCACTAAATTTGGCGAGGTGACGGATTGCACCATAAAGATGGACCAGCAGACAGGCCGGTCAAGAGGCTTCGGCTTCATTCTCTTTAAAGACGCAGCCAGTGTAGAAAAG gttCTTGAACAGAAGGAGCACAGGCTAGATGGCAGAGTGATTGACCCAAAGAAAGCCATGGCCATGAAGAAGGATCCAGTCAAGAAAATCTTTGTGGGAGGCCTTAACCCGGACACCTCAAAGGAAGTCATTCAAGAGTACTTTGGAACCTTTGGAGAG GTTGAGACCATTGAGCTTCCACAAGATCCAAAGACGGAAAAGAGGAGGGGATTTGTATTTATCACATATAAAGAAGAGACTCCTGTCAAGAAGGTTATGGAGAAGAAATACCACAATGTCGGTGGAAGCAAG TGTGAAATTAAAATAGCCCAGCCCAAAGAGGtctaccagcagcagcagtatggCGCCCGTGGATACGGAGGACGCGGCAGGGGCCGTGGAG GCCAGGGCCAGAACTGGAATCAAGGTTACAACAACTACTGGAACCAACCTGGATACAACCAGAACTATGGCTACGGACAGCAAGGCTACGGATATGGCGGCTACGGCAACTATGACTACTCTGCTGGTTATTACGGCTATGGGGGTGGCTACGATTACA ACCAGGGCAATACAAGCTATGGGAAAACTCCAAGACGTGGAGGCCACCAGAGTAGCTACAAGCCATACTGA
- the nme5 gene encoding nucleoside diphosphate kinase homolog 5 isoform X1: MPGKMDQASYPRIYVERTLALIKPDAIHKAEEIEDVVLKSGFIILQRRKLQLSPEQCSDFYADQYGKLFFPSLTAFMSSGPIIAMTLARDNAIAHWKSIIGPVNSTKARETHPGCLRAKYGTSDLKNALHGSESFHAAEREIKFMFPNSVIEPFPSREATAEYLSRYVNPTLLRGLTELCKYKPHNPCIWLADWLINNNPNQPQICDGSILEEAQ; this comes from the exons ATGCCAGGGAAGATGGACCAAGCTTCTTATCCTCGCATCTATGTGGAAAGAACTCTGGCCCTTATTAAACCAGATGCCATCCACAAAGCTGAGGAGATTGAGGACGTTGTCCTCAAATCGGGCTTCATTATCCTGCAG AGGCGGAAGCTGCAGCTAAGTCCAGAGCAGTGCAGTGACTTCTACGCAGACCAATATGGAAAGCTTTTCTTTCCCAGCTTGACTGCCTTCATGAGCTCTGGCCCCATCATTGCCATGACTCTGGCCCGCGACAACGCCATCGCCCACTGGAAGTCCATCATAGGGCCTGTCAACAGCACCAAGGCCAGAGAAACTCATCCAGGGTG CCTTAGAGCAAAATATGGCACTTCTGACCTTAAAAACGCACTCCATGGCAGCGAGTCGTTTCATGCGGCTGAAAGGGAGATCAAATTCATGTTCCCAAACT CTGTAATCGAGCCTTTTCCCTCAAGAGAAGCAACGGCAGAATACCTGAGCAGGTATGTAAACCCAACTTTGCTACGTGGACTCACTGAGCTCTGCAAGTACAAGCCACACAATCCCTGT ATTTGGCTTGCTGACTGGCTGATCAACAACAATCCAAACCAGCCTCAAATATGTGATGGAAGCATTCTGGAAGAAGCACAAtaa
- the nme5 gene encoding nucleoside diphosphate kinase homolog 5 isoform X2, with amino-acid sequence MPGKMDQASYPRIYVERTLALIKPDAIHKAEEIEDVVLKSGFIILQRRKLQLSPEQCSDFYADQYGKLFFPSLTAFMSSGPIIAMTLARDNAIAHWKSIIGPVNSTKARETHPGCLRAKYGTSDLKNALHGSESFHAAEREIKFMFPNSVIEPFPSREATAEYLSRFGLLTG; translated from the exons ATGCCAGGGAAGATGGACCAAGCTTCTTATCCTCGCATCTATGTGGAAAGAACTCTGGCCCTTATTAAACCAGATGCCATCCACAAAGCTGAGGAGATTGAGGACGTTGTCCTCAAATCGGGCTTCATTATCCTGCAG AGGCGGAAGCTGCAGCTAAGTCCAGAGCAGTGCAGTGACTTCTACGCAGACCAATATGGAAAGCTTTTCTTTCCCAGCTTGACTGCCTTCATGAGCTCTGGCCCCATCATTGCCATGACTCTGGCCCGCGACAACGCCATCGCCCACTGGAAGTCCATCATAGGGCCTGTCAACAGCACCAAGGCCAGAGAAACTCATCCAGGGTG CCTTAGAGCAAAATATGGCACTTCTGACCTTAAAAACGCACTCCATGGCAGCGAGTCGTTTCATGCGGCTGAAAGGGAGATCAAATTCATGTTCCCAAACT CTGTAATCGAGCCTTTTCCCTCAAGAGAAGCAACGGCAGAATACCTGAGCAG ATTTGGCTTGCTGACTGGCTGA
- the rack1 gene encoding guanine nucleotide-binding protein subunit beta-2-like 1: MTEQMTVRGTLKGHSGWVTQIATTPQYPDMILSASRDKSIIMWKLTRDETNYGIPQRSLMGHSHFVSDVVISSDGQFALSGAWDGCLRLWDLTTGLTTRQFVGHTKDVLSVAFSADNRQIVSGSRDKTIKLWNTLGVCKYTIQDEGHSEWTSCVRFSPNSSNPIIVSCGWDKMVKVWNLANCKLKTNHIGHTGFLNTVTVSPDGSLCASGGRDGQAMLWDLNEGKHLYTLDSGDTINALCFSPNRYWLCAATGPSIKIWDLEGKIIVDELRQEVISTNSKAEPPQCTSLAWSADGQTLFAGYTDNLIRVWQVTIGTR; encoded by the exons ATGACCGAGCAGATGACAGTGAGGGGGACCCTTAAGGGGCACAGTGGATGGGTCACCCAGATCGCCACGACGCCCCAGTATCCCGACATGATTCTGTCCGCGTCCCGAG ACAAGTCTATCATCATGTGGAAGCTGACCCGTGATGAAACCAACTATGGCATTCCCCAGCGCTCCTTGATGGGTCACTCTCACTTTGTTAGTGATGTGGTCATCTCCTCAGATGGACAGTTTGCCCTGTCCGGTGCCTGGGATGGGTGCCTCCGCCTGTGGGACCTCACCAC TGGCCTCACCACCCGCCAATTTGTTGGACACACCAAGGATGTTCTGAGCGTGGCTTTTTCTGCTGATAATCGCCAGATTGTGTCTGGCTCCCGGGACAAGACCATCAAGCTATGGAACACTCTTGGAGTCTGCAAGTACACCATCCAG GATGAAGGCCATTCTGAGTGGACATCTTGCGTGCGCTTCTCCCCCAACAGCAGCAACCCCATCATTGTCTCCTGCGGCTGGGACAAGATGGTCAAG GTGTGGAACCTGGCCAACTGCAAGCTGAAGACCAACCACATTGGCCACACTGGCTTCCTGAACACAGTGACTGTCTCACCTGATGGCTCCCTGTGTGCATCTGGTGGAAGG GATGGCCAGGCCATGCTGTGGGACCTGAATGAGGGCAAGCACCTCTACACCCTGGACAGTGGTGACACCATCAATGCCCTCTGCTTCAGCCCCAACCGTTACTGGCTGTGTGCCGCTACTGGCCCCAGTATCAAGATTTGG GATCTGGAGGGCAAGATCATTGTGGATGAGCTGAGACAGGAAGTGATCAGCACAAACAGCAAGGCTGAACCCCCACAGTGTACTTCTCTGGCATGGTCTGCTGATGGACAG ACCCTGTTTGCTGGCTACACTGACAACCTGATCAGAGTGTGGCAGGTCACTATTGGAACTCGATAA